ACCGGATGATATAGATGAGTAATGTAATTAAAGTATTTTGATTTTTAAAATCACAAAAGTGTGGCTTCTCTTTTTAACATCACTATTTTGAACAGTCAATGATAAAAAAATTTGTATTTGGTTGTTTAACTATAGGTGCTGTAGGTTTTAGGTAGCAGATTTTTGGTTTTTTCAATTATCAGGCAGAGGAGTTTAAGAGACTATTAAGAAAGGAATTGAAAAAATGTCTTACCACATAAGGGTTAGAGCAGGAGCGATTATAATTGAAAATGGGAGAATTTTATTAACGGAATATAACGATCCAGGCAGAGGTGTGGTTTATGATTTACCAGCTGGAGGGGTTGAACCTAAGGAGTCCATTATTGATACCGTAAAAAGAGAAGCTAGGGAAGAAGCGAGTGTTGATGTTGAAGTTGGTCCATTAGCCTTTGTTTATGAGTATGCACCACACTTGAATTGTGAAAAATTTGGGCCAACCCATACTTTAGTTATGATGTTTGAGTGTACATTACAAAGTGGATCAGTTGCAAGAATGCCAGAAAAACCAGACTCTAATCAAACTGCTATAAAATGGTTACCATTATCACAACTTGAAGATATTCAACTATACGCAAATATTGGAAAGCAAATTCAGGATTATACTTTAAATAAGAGAAATATTGATTTAATCGAAGAGTACAACCTTTAAGACTCTAAAGTTATAATGCTTATTGAACTAAAGGAGGCGATAGCTGAAAATCGGACAGCTTATCTTTAGCTTTTCGTTATTCAACAAAAGGGCGCAAATATAGAGCAACTTAGGGCTTTTCTAGCTGCACTTAAAGGGAGCTTATTATTACAAGATACTCTTCTTTTTTTTATGTTAAAAAAATATTGAGTAAAAGGTCAACATTTGAAATAATTGGTATTAAGTAAACGGGATAGTTGAATAAGTTTTTAAAGGGAATTAAGTTACTTTGTTGATTTTACATATTAAGATTTAAAGAAGTATTTAACTACATAAGAGGTGCGAAAATGATAATACGAAAAGCAAAATTAAATGATGCATCAGGTATTGCAAAGGTTCACGTTGATAGTTGGAGAACGACTTATAAGGTCATTATTCAAGATGACTTTTTAAAGAATTTATCTTATGAAAAACGAACAGAATTATGGAAAAGAAATATTGCAAAAGAAAATAATTATGTAGTTGTTGCGGAGAATAGTGAAAGTCAAATCGTAGGTTTTGCAGATGCTTGGAAAAGAGAAACCAATGTAGTGGGAAAGCTCAAGTGATTTAACCTCAATTTACCTACTTGAAGAATACCAAGGACAAGGAATAGGGAAGAAGCTGTTCAAAGAATTATTTGAGCATTTTAAACAATTGGGTTATGGAAAAATATTTGTTGAAGTCCTTGAGGAAAATAAAACTCGTTATTTTTATGAATATTACGGTGCGAAATTAGTTAAAACAGTTCAAATTAAAATTGGTGAAAAAATACTAAATGAACTAATTTATGAATGGGATAATATTGACGATGTTATTGAGAAATTATAACCCTTTGTTAACTTGTGAAATTAGGTATTTGACATGTTCGGAGTATTATACGATCTTGTATTCTGGGATACAAATTAGATGCTTTGAAGTTGGCAATGGGTATATAAGTGTGGCGTTAAAAAAGTCAATTATTGTTATTTTTACTGAATATGATTTACATAGAATTGAAGCACCCGTAATGCCTAAAAATGAGCGGTCAATTAAAGTTTTAGAAAAATTAGGATTTATGAATGAGGGAATAACAAAGAAAATGATGAAGGTAAACGGGGTTTGGGAAGACCATATAAGGTGGTCATTATTAAATCCCGACAACATATTACAATCTGGAGCAAGAGTTGAATAAGGATGACATAATTATATATCAGTTGAGGAGATTTTAATGGAGCATAACATGGTTTGCCTTTCAAACGAAATAATATCATTAAGAGAATTCACCAAAGATGATTGGATCGATGTTCACAAATACGCATCACAACATATTGTTTGTATATATCAACCTTGGGGACCTAATACAGAAGAGGAATCACAAGGTTTTGTTAATCAGATAATCAGAGATGCAAGCCATGCAGAGAGAACCAGGTTTGCATTTGCGGTAATATATAATGAAA
This window of the Sutcliffiella horikoshii genome carries:
- a CDS encoding NUDIX domain-containing protein; protein product: MSYHIRVRAGAIIIENGRILLTEYNDPGRGVVYDLPAGGVEPKESIIDTVKREAREEASVDVEVGPLAFVYEYAPHLNCEKFGPTHTLVMMFECTLQSGSVARMPEKPDSNQTAIKWLPLSQLEDIQLYANIGKQIQDYTLNKRNIDLIEEYNL
- a CDS encoding GNAT family N-acetyltransferase; amino-acid sequence: MALKKSIIVIFTEYDLHRIEAPVMPKNERSIKVLEKLGFMNEGITKKMMKVNGVWEDHIRWSLLNPDNILQSGARVE